A stretch of the Chlorobiota bacterium genome encodes the following:
- the kbl gene encoding glycine C-acetyltransferase — protein MYNKLKPFLKTELDSIKSAGLYKNERVITSKQSPEITISGSNTTLLNFCANNYLGLSSHPNVISAAVKALNTHGYGMSSVRFICGTQDIHKELESKISKFHGLDDTILYAACFDANGGVFEPLLSDNDAIISDALNHASIIDGVRLCKAKRYRYENANISDLETQLIQADNDGCVQKLIVTDGVFSMDGVIAPIDQICDLADKYNALVMVDECHAAGFMGKTGRGATEHCNALGRVDIITGTLGKALGGAIGGYTSARKEIIDMLRQRSRPYLFSNTLPPMVVGASIAVLDLISDSTELRDKLEANTKYFREKMMNAGLDIKPGVHPIVPIMLYDAKLAQLFAEKLLALGIYVIGFFFPVVPKGGARIRVQISAAHTKDQLDRAIDAFTKVGVELGVIK, from the coding sequence ATGTATAATAAATTAAAGCCTTTTTTAAAAACTGAATTGGATTCAATTAAATCTGCTGGCTTATATAAAAACGAAAGAGTAATAACTTCAAAACAAAGCCCTGAAATTACTATTTCTGGAAGTAACACTACATTATTAAACTTTTGTGCAAACAATTATCTTGGTTTATCTTCTCACCCAAATGTAATTTCAGCTGCTGTTAAGGCGTTAAATACACACGGTTATGGAATGTCATCAGTAAGATTTATTTGTGGTACTCAAGATATTCATAAAGAGTTAGAATCTAAAATCTCTAAGTTCCATGGATTGGATGACACAATACTCTATGCTGCTTGTTTTGATGCCAATGGTGGTGTTTTTGAACCACTTCTAAGTGATAATGATGCAATTATTTCAGATGCTTTAAATCATGCATCAATTATTGATGGCGTTAGGCTTTGTAAAGCAAAAAGATATAGATATGAAAATGCTAATATATCTGATTTAGAAACTCAATTAATTCAGGCAGATAATGATGGTTGCGTTCAAAAACTTATTGTAACTGATGGAGTATTTTCAATGGATGGTGTTATTGCTCCAATTGATCAAATATGTGATTTAGCAGATAAATATAACGCATTAGTTATGGTTGATGAATGTCATGCTGCTGGTTTTATGGGTAAGACAGGAAGAGGGGCTACTGAACATTGTAATGCATTAGGTAGAGTTGATATTATTACTGGAACTTTAGGAAAAGCACTTGGTGGTGCAATTGGTGGTTATACTTCTGCTAGAAAAGAAATTATTGATATGCTAAGGCAACGTTCAAGACCATATTTGTTCTCAAATACTTTACCTCCTATGGTTGTTGGTGCTAGTATTGCAGTACTAGATTTAATTTCAGATTCAACTGAACTTAGAGATAAATTAGAAGCGAATACAAAATATTTTCGTGAGAAAATGATGAATGCAGGACTTGACATAAAGCCTGGAGTTCACCCTATAGTTCCTATAATGCTATATGATGCTAAGTTAGCTCAATTGTTTGCAGAAAAACTTTTAGCCTTAGGTATTTATGTTATTGGTTTTTTCTTTCCTGTTGTCCCTAAAGGTGGTGCTAGAATTAGAGTACAAATTAGTGCTGCTCATACTAAAGATCAATTAGATAGAGCTATTGATGCATTTACTAAAGTTGGTGTTGAATTGGGGGTTATTAAGTAA
- a CDS encoding class I SAM-dependent methyltransferase yields the protein MNENNLEIQRRLENEARFHDVSFTTDLRQKADKFYSIVTNSRDYYSKLINENIKGKKCLEYGCGTGSYGFGLAKEGADVTGIDISPIAIEVAKEIADKQGLNNQTEFLVMNAEDLKFPDETFDLICGTGIIHHLNLEKSFSEIKRVLKKNGKAVFSEPLGHNPIINWYRNRTPEMRTEDEHPLLIKDIEFAKKYFKKVDVKYFHILSLATVPFRNTFLFKPLYFLTELIDKVLMTIIPPLKSWAWMCNIELSK from the coding sequence ATGAATGAAAATAATTTAGAAATTCAAAGAAGATTAGAAAATGAAGCACGGTTTCATGATGTTTCTTTTACAACAGATTTAAGGCAAAAAGCAGATAAATTTTATTCTATTGTAACAAACTCGAGGGACTATTATTCAAAATTAATCAATGAAAATATTAAAGGTAAAAAATGCCTTGAATATGGCTGTGGAACAGGCTCTTATGGTTTTGGACTTGCCAAAGAAGGTGCTGATGTAACTGGAATTGATATTTCTCCTATAGCAATTGAAGTTGCAAAAGAAATTGCAGATAAACAAGGCTTGAATAACCAAACTGAATTTTTAGTAATGAATGCTGAAGATTTAAAATTCCCTGATGAAACTTTTGATTTGATTTGTGGTACTGGAATTATTCACCATCTAAATTTAGAAAAAAGTTTTTCAGAAATTAAAAGGGTTCTTAAAAAAAATGGGAAGGCGGTTTTCTCTGAACCTTTAGGACACAACCCAATAATTAACTGGTACAGAAATAGAACACCAGAAATGAGAACTGAAGATGAACATCCTTTGTTGATTAAAGACATTGAATTTGCAAAAAAATATTTTAAGAAAGTTGATGTAAAGTATTTTCATATTTTATCTTTAGCTACTGTACCATTTAGAAATACTTTTCTTTTTAAACCATTATATTTTTTAACTGAATTAATTGACAAAGTTTTAATGACAATAATACCCCCTTTAAAAAGTTGGGCTTGGATGTGTAATATTGAGTTAAGTAAGTAA